From Micromonospora carbonacea:
CCTGGTGCGGCGGATGGCCCGGGACTTCGACGTGCCCGTCGAGGTGGTCGGCGTGCCGACCGTGCGGGAGCCGGACGGGCTGGCGCTGTCCAGCCGCAACCGCTACCTCTCGCCCCCCGAGCGGCAGGCCGCGCTGACCCTGTCCGCCGCGCTGCGGGCCGGCGCGGCGGCCGCCGACCGGGGCGAGCACGGCGGCGAGGTGCTGGCCGCCGTGCACCGGGCGCTGGGCGACGGCCCGCCCGGGGTCGAGGTGGACTACGTGGCGCTCACCGACGCCGACCTGGAGCCCGGCCCGGTCGCCGGCCCGGCCCGGCTGCTGATCGCGGCCAGGGTCGGCACCACCCGCCTGATCGACAACACGGCGATCCGGCTCGCCCCCCGATCCTGACCCGTCCTCCCGCACCGCGAAAGGCACCCCGATGTTCCGCACCATGCTCAAGTCGAAGATCCACCGGGCCACGGTGACCCAGGCCGACCTGCACTACGTCGGCTCGGTGACCGTGGACGAGGACCTGCTCGACGCGGCCGACCTGCTCCCCGGCGAGCAGGTGGCGATCGTGGACGTCACCAACGGCGCCCGGCTGGAGACGTACGTCATCCCCGGCGAGCGGGGCAGCGGCGTGATCGGCATCAACGGCGCCGCCGCCCACCTCGTGCACCCCGGCGACCTGGTCATCCTGATCTCGTACGGGCAGTTCGACGACGCCGAGGCGCGGGCGTACCGGCCCCGGGTGGTGCACGTCGACGCCGACAACCGGGTGGTCGAGCTGAACGCCGACCCGGCCACGGCCGCCCCGGGCACCGCCGGCGACCCGGTCCCGAGCCCGCTGGCCGTCGTCGGCTGACCCGGGCCGCCCGGCCGGATCCCCGCCGCCCGCGCCGCCGGGCGTCCGGGTCGACCCCGCGGTCGACGCGGATGTCTGCCCGTACGCGGTATGTCACCGATGGTCATCTCTGGTTACGCTGGGGTCCCGTCGCGAGCTGGTGGTTGGGGAGGCCCGATGCGTCGTGCGTTGACGAGCGTGTGCGCCGCCCTGGTCGCGGCGGTCGTGCTGGCCGGCTGTGGGGGCCCGGCCGGCGTCGACGGCGACCTCACCGACGACTGGGCCGCCCCGGGTCCGGCGGGCCCGTTCACCCCGGCCGCCGGGGTCTGCCAGGTCGCCGACTTCGTCGACGTGCTGCCCCTGCCGGCGTACGCGCCGGTCGACTGCGCGCTCCCGCACCGGGTGGAGACCGTGCACGTCGGCGCGTTCCCCGCCGACCGGGCCGCCCCGCCGGGCAGCGGCTCGCCCGAGCTGCGCGCCCCGTTCGCCGACTGCGACACGAGGGCCACCGCGTACGTGGGGGACGACTGGCGGGCCGGCCGGCTCCGGCTGGCCGTGGCGGTGCCGTCGAAGACCGGCTGGACGTCCGGGGCCCGCTGGTACCGCTGCGACCTGACCGAGGTGAGCACCGCCGAGGCGGGCGCGGTGCCGGTCACCCGCACGGGCAGCCTGCGTGGCGCGCTGAAGGGGCCCTCGCCGCTGCGGCTGGGCTGCCAGCGCAGCGAGAACGTCGGGCGGCGCGGCGCGCAGGTGCTCAAGCCGGTGGAGTGCGCCACCCGGCACGACGCCGAGTTCGTCGGGGTGTGGAAGGCGCCGGACGAGCCGTACCCGGCCCGGGACGCCGACTGGCTCCCCTTCTACGCCGGCTGCCGCACGGTCCTGGCCCGGTACGCGGGCGTGCCGGACGACAACGACCTGCGCTTCCGCAGCGGCCTGGTGGTCCGCCCGCCGGGCGCGGGGCGCTGGCGGGTCGGCGACCGGGGGGTCCGCTGCTACCTGTGGCTCAGCGACCGCACGGTGACCGCCTCCCTGAAGGGCGCGGGCCCGGCCGGCCTCCCGGTCCGCACGAAGTGACCGTCGCCCCGGCGGCCGGGCGCGGCACCGCCGCCCCGCCCGACCCGGACGCCGGGCGCGCCGGCGGCCCGGGGTAGCCCAAACCACTCGTCCCGCCCCCGCCGCCCGAGGTGAGCGGCCTTCGGGTTGACTGTGCTCATGGACCTACCGACCGTCGACCTGCCCGTCCTGCCGACGCTGCTGGCCGCGCCCGCTCCCGGCTGGGTGGAGACCACCGACGTGATCGTGGTCGGCTCCGGGGTGGCCGGGCTGACCGCCGCGCTGCACCTGCGCGAGGCCGGCCTGCACGTCACCGTGGTCACCAAGGTCAACATCGACGACGGCTCGACCCGCTGGGCCCAGGGCGGCATCGCCGCCGTGCTCGACCCGGCCGACACCCCGGCCGCGCACGCCTTCGACACCGAGGTCGCCGGGGTGGGGCTGTGCGACCCGGCCGCCGTGCGAGTGCTGGTGGAGGAGGGGCCGACCCGGCTGCGGGAGCTGATGCGCATCGGCGCGGAGTTCGACCGCCACCCCGACGGCTCGCTCATGCTCACCCGGGAGGGCGGGCACCGGGCCGACCGGATCGTGCACGCCGGCGGGGACGCCACCGGCGCGGAGGTGCAGCGGGCCCTGCACGCGGCGGTCCGCCGCGACCCGTGGATCCGGCTGGTCGAGCACGCCCTCGTGCTGGACCTGCTGCGCGCCCCCGGCGACGGGCCCGGCGGGCTCGGCCCGGCCTGCGGGATCACCCTGCACGTGCTCGGCGAGGGCAGCGAGGACGGCGTCGGCGCGCTGCTGGCCCGCGCGGTGGTGCTCGCCACCGGCGGGATGGGCCAGGTCTTCTCGGCCACCACCAACCCGGCCGTCTCCACCGGCGACGGCGTGGCGCTGGCCATGCGGGCCGGCGCGGCGGTCACCGACGTGGAGTTCGTCCAGTTCCACCCCACGGCGCTGATCACCCCGGCCGGCGCCGGCGTGCCGGGGGCCGGCCGGGCGCAGCAGCCGCTGGTCTCCGAGGCGCTGCGCGGCGAGGGCGCGCACCTCGTCGACGGCGACGGCAAGCGGTTCATGGTCGGCCAGCACGAGCTGGCGGAGCTGGCCCCCCGGGACGTGGTGGCCAAGGGCATCCACCGGGTGCTGCTGGCCACCGGCGCCGACCACGTCTTCCTCGACGCCCGGCACCTCGGCGGCGACTTCCTGGCCGGGCGCTTCCCGACCATCGTCGCCTCCTGCCTGGCCATCGGCGTCGACCCGGCCACCGACCTGATCCCGGTCGCCCCGGCCGCCCACTACGCCTCCGGCGGCGTCCGCACGGACCTGCGGGGCCGCACCTCCATCCCCGGCCTGTACGCCTGCGGCGAGGTGGCCTGCACGGGCGTGCACGGCGCGAACCGGCTGGCCAGCAACTCGCTGCTGGAGGGGCTGGTGTTCTCCCGCCGGATCGCCGAGGACATCGCCGCCGGCCTGCCCGAGCAGGCCCGGCCCGCCGAGGCCGGCGGGGGCGGCTGGGTGGTGCCCGCCGCCGGGACGCCCGCGCTGCAACGGGCGATGACCCGGGGCGCCGGGGTGCTGCGCTCGGCGGACACGCTCGCCGCCACGGCCACGGAGCTGGGCGAGCTGGGTTCCGGCCGGGGCACCCCCCGCACCGCCGACTGGGAGGCCACGAACCTGATCACGGTGGCGTCGGCCCTGGTCGCCGCCGCGTACGCCCGCCAGGAGACCCGGGGCTGCCACTGGCGGGAGGACCACCCGACGGCCGACGAGCGGTGGCGGGGCCACCTGGTCGCCGAGGTCGGGGAGCAGGGCAGGCTGACGTCTCGCTGGGAGGCTGGAGAGCGATGAGGGACACGACGGAGCAGGCGCTGCGGGCGGCCGGGCTGGACCCCGCCGAGGTACGGCGGGTGCTCGTCACCGCGTTCGCCGAGGACCTCGGCCCGGACTTCCTCGACGTCACCAGCGTCGCCACCATCCCGGCCACCCAGACCGACACGGCCGACCTGGTCGCCCGCGCCGACGGGGTGGTCGCGGGGCTGGCCGTGGCGGCCGCGGCGTTCGAGCTGGCCGCCGAGGTGACCGGCTTCCCGGGCGACCCCGGTGCCGCGCCGGGCGACGGCCTGGCCGGCGGGGCGGGCGGCGGCCGTACCGTCAAGGTGTCGCTGGTGGCCCACGACGGGCAGCGGGTGGCCCGCGGCGACGTGCTGGCCACGGTGGCCGGGCCGACCCGGCTGCTGCTCACCGCCGAGCGCACGGCGCTCAACCTGCTCTGCCGGCTGTCCGGGGTGGCCACCCACACCCGGGCCTGGGCGGACGCGTTGGCCGGCACGAAGGCGACCGTGCTGGACACCCGCAAGACCACCCCGGGCCTGCGGGCGCTGGAGAAGTACGCGGTGCGGGCCGGCGGCGGCACCAACAAGCGGATGGGCCTGTACGACGTCGCCATGATCAAGGACAACCACAAGTTCGCGGCCGGCGGCGTCGCGGCGGCCTACCGCCGGGTCCGGCAGGTCTTCCCCGACGTGGCGGTGCAGGTGGAGGTGGACACCCTCGCCGAGGCGCTGGAGGCCGTCGAGGCGGGCGCGGACTTCCTGCTGCTGGACAACATGACCCCGGCGACGCTGCGCGCGGTGGTGGCCGCCGTGGGGGACCGGGCGGAGCTGGAGGCGACCGGCGGGCTGACCCTCGACGTCGTGGCGGAATACGGCGCGACCGGCGTGGACTACCTGTCGGTCGGCGCGCTGACGCACTCCTCGCCGATCCTGGACGTGGCGCTGGACCTGCGTCCCCGGTGAGCCCCCGCGCGTCTAGGCTGCGTGCGTGCTGCTCTGCATCGACATCGGAAACACCAACACCGTGCTGGCGACCTTCGACGGCGACAAGCTGGTGCACTCCTGGCGGATCAAGACCGACGCCCGCTCCACGGCGGACGAGCTCGGGCTGATGTTCCGGGGGCTGCTCGCCGGTGACGCCGTGGAGATCACCGGGGTGGCCGCCTGCTCGACGGTGCCGGCCGCGCTGCGTTCGCTGCGGACGATGCTCGCCCGCTACTACGCCGACCTGCCGAGCGTCATCGTCGAGCCGGGGGTACGCACCGGCGTGCAGCTCGCGATCGACAACCCGAAGGAGGTCGGCGCCGACCGGGTGGTCAACACGCTCGCCGCGTACACGCTGTTCGGCGGGCCGTCGATCGTGGTCGACTTCGGCACGACCACCAACTTCGACGTGATCAGCGGCCGGGGCGAGTTCCTCGGCGGCGCGTTCGCCCCCGGCATCGAGATCTCCTTCGACGCGCTGGCGGCCCGCGCCGCCCAGCTGCGCAAGGTGGAGGCGGCCAAGCCCCGGTCGGTGATCGGCAAGAACACCGTCGAGTGTCTCC
This genomic window contains:
- a CDS encoding type III pantothenate kinase, which encodes MLLCIDIGNTNTVLATFDGDKLVHSWRIKTDARSTADELGLMFRGLLAGDAVEITGVAACSTVPAALRSLRTMLARYYADLPSVIVEPGVRTGVQLAIDNPKEVGADRVVNTLAAYTLFGGPSIVVDFGTTTNFDVISGRGEFLGGAFAPGIEISFDALAARAAQLRKVEAAKPRSVIGKNTVECLQSGLYFGFAGQVDRIVERMTEELGEVRAVIATGGLASVVIGECRTITHHEPMITLIGLRMVYDRNV
- a CDS encoding L-aspartate oxidase, coding for MDLPTVDLPVLPTLLAAPAPGWVETTDVIVVGSGVAGLTAALHLREAGLHVTVVTKVNIDDGSTRWAQGGIAAVLDPADTPAAHAFDTEVAGVGLCDPAAVRVLVEEGPTRLRELMRIGAEFDRHPDGSLMLTREGGHRADRIVHAGGDATGAEVQRALHAAVRRDPWIRLVEHALVLDLLRAPGDGPGGLGPACGITLHVLGEGSEDGVGALLARAVVLATGGMGQVFSATTNPAVSTGDGVALAMRAGAAVTDVEFVQFHPTALITPAGAGVPGAGRAQQPLVSEALRGEGAHLVDGDGKRFMVGQHELAELAPRDVVAKGIHRVLLATGADHVFLDARHLGGDFLAGRFPTIVASCLAIGVDPATDLIPVAPAAHYASGGVRTDLRGRTSIPGLYACGEVACTGVHGANRLASNSLLEGLVFSRRIAEDIAAGLPEQARPAEAGGGGWVVPAAGTPALQRAMTRGAGVLRSADTLAATATELGELGSGRGTPRTADWEATNLITVASALVAAAYARQETRGCHWREDHPTADERWRGHLVAEVGEQGRLTSRWEAGER
- the nadC gene encoding carboxylating nicotinate-nucleotide diphosphorylase, with product MRDTTEQALRAAGLDPAEVRRVLVTAFAEDLGPDFLDVTSVATIPATQTDTADLVARADGVVAGLAVAAAAFELAAEVTGFPGDPGAAPGDGLAGGAGGGRTVKVSLVAHDGQRVARGDVLATVAGPTRLLLTAERTALNLLCRLSGVATHTRAWADALAGTKATVLDTRKTTPGLRALEKYAVRAGGGTNKRMGLYDVAMIKDNHKFAAGGVAAAYRRVRQVFPDVAVQVEVDTLAEALEAVEAGADFLLLDNMTPATLRAVVAAVGDRAELEATGGLTLDVVAEYGATGVDYLSVGALTHSSPILDVALDLRPR
- a CDS encoding septum formation family protein, with the protein product MRRALTSVCAALVAAVVLAGCGGPAGVDGDLTDDWAAPGPAGPFTPAAGVCQVADFVDVLPLPAYAPVDCALPHRVETVHVGAFPADRAAPPGSGSPELRAPFADCDTRATAYVGDDWRAGRLRLAVAVPSKTGWTSGARWYRCDLTEVSTAEAGAVPVTRTGSLRGALKGPSPLRLGCQRSENVGRRGAQVLKPVECATRHDAEFVGVWKAPDEPYPARDADWLPFYAGCRTVLARYAGVPDDNDLRFRSGLVVRPPGAGRWRVGDRGVRCYLWLSDRTVTASLKGAGPAGLPVRTK
- the panD gene encoding aspartate 1-decarboxylase, which codes for MFRTMLKSKIHRATVTQADLHYVGSVTVDEDLLDAADLLPGEQVAIVDVTNGARLETYVIPGERGSGVIGINGAAAHLVHPGDLVILISYGQFDDAEARAYRPRVVHVDADNRVVELNADPATAAPGTAGDPVPSPLAVVG